The following coding sequences are from one Eucalyptus grandis isolate ANBG69807.140 chromosome 11, ASM1654582v1, whole genome shotgun sequence window:
- the LOC104425857 gene encoding transmembrane 9 superfamily member 3, producing the protein MAKKTIAPILGLAVVALCLAPAAVSSPSNHRYEERDPVPLYANKVGPFHNPSETYRYFDLPYCTPDQMKDKKEALGEVLNGDRLVSAPFDLNFLTNKEYEVVCKKTLSKAEVARFRSAIIQDYYFQMYYDDLPIWGFIGKVDKEDRDPSEYKYLLYKHIIFEIFYNKNRVIEINVRTDPNSVADLTEDKEVDFQFMYSAKWKETTITFEKRMDKYSHSSSLPHHLEIHWFSIVNSCVTVLLLTGFLATILMRVLKNDFVKYAHDEESAEDEEETGWKYLHGDVFRFPKYKSLFAAAVGSGTQLFTLTVFIFILALVGVFYPYNRGALFTALVVIYALTSGIAGYTATSFYCQLEGTNWVRNLLLTGCLFCGPLFLTFCFLNTVAIAYTATAALPFGTILVIVLIWTLVTSPLLILGGIAGKNSKAEFQAPCRTTKYPREIPPLPWYRGTIPQMAMAGFLPFSAIYIELYYIFASVWGHRIYTIYSILFVVFIILLIVTAFITVALTYFQLAAEDHKWWWRSFLCGGSTGLFIYGYCLYYYYARSDMSGFMQTSFFFGYMACICYGFFLMLGTVGFRAALLFIRHIYRSIKCE; encoded by the exons ATGGCGAAGAAGACGATCGCCCCGAtcctcggcctcgccgtcgtGGCGCTCTGCCTGGCCCCGGCGGCCGTGTCGAGCCCCTCCAACCACCGCTACGAGGAGCGCGACCCCGTCCCTCTCTACGCCAACAAAGTCGGCCCCTTTCACAACCCCAG TGAAACATATCGCTACTTCGATCTTCCATATTGCACACCAG AtcaaatgaaagataaaaaagaagctCTGGGTGAAGTGTTAAATGGAGATCGTTTAGTCAGTGCTCCCTTTGACCTGAACTTTTTAACGAATAAAGAATATGAAGTTGTTTGCAAGAAAACACTTTCAAAGGCGGAAGTGGCACGATTCCGGTCTGCAATCATCCAGGACTATTACTTTCAGATGTATTACGATGACTTGCCCATTTGGGGTTTCATTGGGAAGGTTGACAAGGAGGACAGGGATCCAAGTGAATACAAGTATCTTCTTTATAAGCACATTATCTTCGAGATCTTTTACAACAAGAACCGTGTGATCGAAATTAATGTCCGGACAGACCCAAACAGTGTCGCAGATCTTACAGAAGACAAGGAAGTTGATTTTCAGTTTATGTACTCGGCAAAGTGGAAAGAAACAACTATTACTTTTGAGAAAAGGATGGATAAATACTCTCATTCATCTTCCCTGCCTCATCATCTCGAGATTCATTGGTTTTCAATTGTGAATTCATGTGTTACAGTTCTTTTGTTGACTGGATTTCTTGCCACAATCCTCATGAGAGTTCTCAAGAATGATTTCGTCAA GTATGCCCATGATGAAGAATCGGCTGAAGATGAGGAGGAGACTGGATGGAAATACCTACACGGAGATGTGTTTAGGTTCCCAAAGTATAAGTCTCTTTTTGCTGCTGCAGTTGGTTCTGGTACTCAGCTCTTTACTCT CACTGTATTCATCTTTATATTGGCATTGGTTGGTGTCTTTTATCCATACAACCGAGGCGCACTATTTACGGCACTGGTTGTTATCTATGCACTCACGTCAGGAATTGCAGGCTATACTGCAACCTCCTTTTACTGTCAGCTGGAGGGAACAAACTGG GTCAGGAATTTACTATTGACTGGATGCCTCTTCTGTGGGCCTCTGTTTCTCACATTCTGCTTCTTAAATACAGTTGCTATTGCCTACACTGCAACTGCAGCTCTTCCATTTGGCACGATTTTGGTCATAGTTCTTATATGGACACTTGTAACATCACCTTTGCTCATACTAGGCGGGATTGCTGGGAAGAATAGCAAGGCTGAATTTCAAGCTCCATGCCGCACTACTAAGTACCCCAGAGAGATTCCACCATTGCCATGGTATAGGGGCACAATCCCTCAGATGGCAATGGCTGGTTTTCTCCCGTTCAGTGCTATATACATCGAACTATACTACATTTTTGCCAGTGTCTGGGGTCACAGGATCTATACCATATATAGCATCTTGTTTGTTGTTTTCATCATTCTCTTGATAGTCACTGCTTTTATCACGGTGGCATTGACCTACTTCCAACTTGCTGCTGAGGACCACAAATGGTGGTGGAG GTCTTTTCTTTGTGGTGGATCAACTGGATTATTCATCTATGGGTATTGCTTATACTACTACTACGCACGGTCAGATATGTCTGGATTCATGCAGACTTCATTCTTCTTCGGCTACATGGCCTGCATCTGTTATGGATTTTTCCTCATGCTTGGTACCGTAGGTTTCCGCGCAGCCTTGCTGTTCATCCGACACATATACCGATCCATTAAGTGCGAGTAG